The proteins below are encoded in one region of Macrococcus armenti:
- the abc-f gene encoding ribosomal protection-like ABC-F family protein produces MFKMNNEILRCDTKIIQKNISFEIEVGQHVALIGRNGVGKTTLLNKIKNDFNAGMLLQSNENLDLTILEYCLSAHPKLLKIKSDIQYNYLAIEAYIAHGGYETEHAIVVQLKKFGFNEKDIDRKLSTLSGGEITKVGIVRLLCQSYDLLIFDEPTNHIDSDTRNWLIKWMNESKHTIIYATHDRHFINTTAHKIIEMSEEGLRTFNLNYDEYKKQKDIEYETNQNLIEKERKERKKVQSMIQEYKEWFQSANSKASVRDPAEQKKVSKIARRFKTKEQHFLQNEKQSKGKPVNKERKEYILKGNQTNIKNFITFNNVSYSIEGNNIFENVNFSISQSEKICITGKNGSGKSTLLKLILSEIQPTSGNININPSISIGYFSQHLEILNLKYTVLEEVLSIKEMNESYARTILASFRFKEDLVREKIINLSMGEKCRLALVKLFFQNPHLLILDEPTNYFDIEMQEILENMLLKFEGTIIFVTHDQHFKEKIASRIFTIKNKTVIDSHKYIQGKVDTENLIKQLYNIPTESEL; encoded by the coding sequence ATGTTTAAAATGAATAATGAGATATTAAGATGCGACACGAAAATAATCCAGAAAAATATTAGCTTTGAAATTGAAGTTGGGCAACACGTTGCACTAATCGGTAGAAATGGCGTGGGAAAAACAACTTTGCTAAATAAGATAAAAAATGATTTCAATGCCGGCATGCTACTCCAGTCAAATGAAAACTTAGATTTAACTATTTTAGAATATTGTTTATCTGCACATCCTAAACTTCTGAAAATCAAAAGTGATATTCAATATAATTATCTAGCAATAGAAGCGTACATTGCACATGGTGGATATGAAACTGAACATGCTATCGTTGTTCAATTAAAGAAGTTCGGATTCAATGAAAAGGATATTGATAGAAAATTATCTACACTTTCAGGTGGAGAGATTACAAAGGTCGGTATCGTAAGACTACTTTGTCAATCTTATGATTTATTAATTTTCGATGAACCTACTAATCATATAGACAGCGATACAAGAAACTGGTTGATAAAATGGATGAATGAAAGTAAGCATACTATTATCTACGCAACACACGACAGACATTTTATTAACACAACTGCACATAAAATAATTGAAATGTCAGAAGAAGGTTTACGCACGTTTAACTTAAATTATGATGAATATAAAAAGCAAAAAGATATTGAATATGAAACAAATCAAAATTTAATAGAAAAAGAAAGAAAAGAACGTAAAAAAGTTCAAAGTATGATTCAAGAGTATAAAGAATGGTTTCAGAGTGCTAATAGTAAAGCAAGTGTCAGGGACCCTGCAGAGCAAAAGAAGGTATCAAAAATTGCACGACGTTTTAAAACTAAAGAACAACATTTTCTGCAAAATGAAAAACAATCAAAAGGAAAACCAGTTAACAAAGAAAGAAAAGAGTATATACTAAAAGGCAATCAGACAAATATTAAAAACTTTATAACTTTTAATAATGTTAGCTACTCAATTGAAGGTAATAATATTTTTGAAAATGTGAATTTTTCAATATCACAGTCGGAAAAAATATGCATTACCGGAAAAAATGGTAGCGGAAAATCAACATTGCTCAAATTAATATTAAGTGAAATTCAACCGACAAGTGGTAACATTAATATTAATCCTTCTATTAGTATTGGATATTTTTCACAACACTTAGAAATACTGAATTTGAAATATACTGTACTAGAGGAAGTGCTATCTATAAAAGAGATGAATGAGTCTTATGCAAGGACAATCTTAGCATCTTTCAGATTTAAAGAAGATTTAGTTAGAGAGAAAATAATAAATCTTTCAATGGGAGAAAAATGCAGATTAGCTTTAGTTAAGTTATTTTTTCAGAATCCTCATTTACTTATATTAGATGAGCCGACGAACTATTTTGATATTGAGATGCAGGAAATATTGGAAAATATGTTATTAAAATTTGAGGGCACAATAATATTTGTTACTCATGACCAACATTTTAAGGAAAAAATTGCTTCAAGAATTTTCACAATTAAAAATAAAACAGTTATCGATTCCCATAAGTATATTCAAGGAAAAGTTGATACTGAAAACTTAATTAAACAATTATATAACATTCCAACTGAATCAGAACTTTAA
- a CDS encoding heavy metal translocating P-type ATPase, with protein MTHKEVYRLEGLSCTNCAAKFQHNVEQIEGVESVNLNFGAAKLEVTGDVTLEALEAAGKFDNIKVRPAHMKAAHHEPFYKRKENIPFFIACALFIVSIMSGKYIGDAHIITIILFIISMIVGGYRLFIEGMKGLIKLKFDMNVLMTIAVIGAALIGELQEGAMVVILFAISEMLETYAMDKSRAGIASLIDIAPDTALVMKGDTFIEVDVIDITPGSIVRVLPGKKVPVDGMVIEGQSTINEASITGESMPVSKHTEDRVYAGTLNITGQLLVRVTAHSNDTKLAQMIHLVEEAQSKKAPAQQFVDRFAKYYTPFIMAIALCVIIIPPMFGGDFKHYLYQGLSILVVGCPCALVISTPVAIVTAIGRAAKEGVLIKGGVHLENAGHINTIAFDKTGTLTKGEPVVVLREDFETQRDAYIYALESDSGHPLSRAITVGLSEDSKVEVDNYEVIAGMGVKGIINGTEYRIGKQEFFQLSRETITRIDELYVSGSTVVIFGEYDKAYTVFFIKDTVRDEAANVIQQLKRMNIKTLMLTGDNENVGTSIGEEVGVSTVHAGLLPEDKLHLIQQYQQNSKVAMIGDGVNDAPALAQADVGFSMGGAATDTALETADIALMKDNLGDLPKVIDLSRRTMKVIKQNIAFALGLKLLAILLVIPGWLTLWIAIFADMGATLLVTLNSLRLMRKY; from the coding sequence ATGACGCATAAAGAAGTTTATCGTTTAGAAGGGTTATCATGTACAAATTGTGCAGCGAAGTTTCAGCATAATGTCGAGCAGATAGAAGGTGTAGAATCTGTTAATTTAAACTTTGGTGCGGCTAAACTTGAAGTGACAGGGGATGTAACGCTAGAAGCGCTGGAAGCCGCAGGGAAGTTTGATAATATAAAAGTGCGCCCAGCCCATATGAAAGCAGCGCATCATGAACCGTTTTATAAAAGAAAGGAAAATATCCCGTTTTTTATTGCATGCGCCTTATTCATAGTAAGTATCATGAGCGGAAAATATATTGGTGACGCGCACATTATAACGATTATACTTTTTATTATAAGTATGATCGTTGGCGGTTATCGTTTATTCATAGAAGGAATGAAAGGGCTTATTAAACTTAAATTTGATATGAATGTATTGATGACAATTGCTGTTATTGGTGCGGCATTAATCGGAGAGCTGCAAGAAGGGGCGATGGTTGTAATATTGTTTGCGATTAGTGAGATGCTTGAAACTTATGCGATGGACAAATCACGTGCAGGCATTGCATCGCTTATTGATATTGCACCAGATACTGCACTTGTAATGAAAGGTGATACTTTTATTGAAGTAGATGTTATCGATATTACACCTGGTTCAATCGTGCGTGTGTTACCAGGTAAGAAAGTGCCGGTTGACGGAATGGTAATAGAAGGACAGAGTACAATTAACGAAGCAAGTATTACTGGAGAGAGTATGCCGGTAAGTAAACATACGGAGGACCGTGTATATGCCGGAACACTTAATATTACGGGGCAATTATTAGTACGCGTTACAGCACATAGTAATGATACGAAACTCGCTCAGATGATACATCTCGTTGAAGAAGCGCAAAGTAAGAAAGCGCCGGCACAGCAATTTGTCGACCGATTTGCGAAATATTATACACCTTTCATTATGGCAATTGCATTATGCGTTATTATTATTCCGCCGATGTTTGGTGGTGACTTTAAACATTACTTATATCAAGGGTTATCCATACTTGTCGTCGGTTGTCCGTGCGCACTCGTGATATCTACACCAGTTGCAATCGTTACAGCAATCGGCCGTGCCGCAAAAGAAGGTGTTCTGATTAAAGGTGGCGTGCACCTGGAAAACGCAGGGCATATTAATACGATAGCTTTTGATAAAACAGGAACGTTAACGAAAGGTGAACCTGTCGTTGTTTTAAGAGAGGATTTTGAAACGCAGCGTGATGCATACATATACGCGCTCGAATCGGACTCAGGCCATCCGTTAAGCCGTGCGATAACAGTAGGACTCAGTGAAGATAGTAAAGTTGAAGTAGACAACTACGAAGTGATTGCAGGAATGGGCGTTAAAGGAATAATAAATGGCACAGAGTATCGAATCGGCAAGCAGGAATTCTTTCAATTGTCACGTGAAACAATTACACGTATCGATGAATTGTACGTTTCCGGAAGTACGGTCGTAATATTTGGAGAATACGATAAAGCTTACACGGTGTTCTTCATTAAAGATACTGTGAGAGATGAAGCGGCAAATGTAATACAGCAATTAAAACGCATGAATATAAAAACTTTGATGCTAACAGGAGATAATGAAAATGTCGGCACTTCAATTGGAGAAGAAGTCGGTGTTTCAACAGTACACGCCGGATTACTGCCTGAGGATAAACTGCATCTAATTCAGCAATATCAGCAAAACAGCAAAGTTGCTATGATCGGTGACGGCGTAAATGATGCACCGGCACTTGCACAAGCAGATGTCGGTTTCTCGATGGGTGGGGCAGCGACTGATACAGCATTAGAAACAGCAGATATCGCCTTGATGAAAGATAATTTAGGAGACTTGCCGAAAGTGATCGACCTCAGCAGAAGAACAATGAAGGTTATTAAGCAGAACATCGCCTTTGCACTCGGCTTGAAGTTACTGGCGATACTCCTTGTTATACCAGGATGGCTAACATTATGGATTGCAATATTTGCTGACATGGGCGCAACATTACTGGTGACATTAAACAGTTTGAGATTAATGAGAAAATATTAA
- a CDS encoding ArsR/SmtB family transcription factor, translated as MSNEVCDVYIFDEKVVASVKHELDNIDVMSMLLIFKALADKNRLFICYSLLIEEKLCVCDIANIIGATIATTSHHLRYLHKAHIVQVEKVGKNAFYSLKDDHIRTLIQTALVHGDEEHDA; from the coding sequence ATGAGTAATGAAGTTTGTGATGTATACATATTTGATGAAAAGGTTGTAGCTAGTGTAAAGCATGAGTTGGATAACATAGATGTTATGTCGATGCTCTTAATATTTAAAGCGCTGGCTGATAAAAATCGACTGTTCATCTGCTACAGTTTATTAATTGAAGAAAAATTATGCGTATGTGATATCGCAAATATTATCGGCGCGACAATTGCAACGACAAGCCATCATTTAAGATATTTGCATAAGGCACATATCGTACAAGTAGAGAAAGTGGGCAAGAATGCTTTTTACAGTCTGAAAGACGATCATATTAGAACGCTGATTCAAACAGCGCTCGTTCATGGAGATGAAGAACATGACGCATAA
- a CDS encoding metallophosphoesterase family protein, with product MNYFIVGDVHGCFYTLKKILKHWKKGEEQLIFVGDYINKGRNSKDVVFHIRKLCEMYPDTVCIKGNHEYKMIKYIRENTQPSQMKDNYSRTLKYYSMKLLHQDIEWMHCLPLYYENDVIYVSHAGVNWLNFRKFSTESSWCVLRYRGKLKRMNKLQVIGHTPTESGKPEYDKNRNVLKIDTGAGNYEHLSAVRINKHGKLVDTFMERVVDEDKYE from the coding sequence ATGAATTACTTTATCGTAGGCGATGTACATGGATGTTTCTACACTTTAAAGAAAATATTGAAGCACTGGAAAAAGGGAGAGGAACAGTTGATATTTGTAGGAGACTACATTAATAAAGGGCGTAATTCTAAAGACGTCGTGTTCCACATTAGAAAGTTATGCGAAATGTATCCTGATACGGTTTGTATAAAAGGTAATCATGAATATAAGATGATAAAGTACATCCGAGAAAACACACAACCATCACAGATGAAAGACAACTATAGCCGTACATTAAAGTATTATTCAATGAAACTCCTTCACCAGGATATTGAATGGATGCACTGCTTGCCGTTATATTATGAGAATGATGTAATATATGTATCTCATGCCGGCGTTAACTGGTTAAATTTCAGGAAGTTCAGTACGGAAAGTTCATGGTGTGTACTGCGTTATCGTGGGAAACTAAAACGCATGAATAAATTACAGGTCATTGGTCATACACCGACTGAAAGTGGAAAACCCGAGTATGATAAAAATCGTAATGTATTAAAAATTGATACTGGTGCAGGGAACTATGAACATTTAAGTGCTGTCCGTATTAATAAACATGGTAAACTCGTTGATACATTTATGGAGCGTGTTGTGGATGAAGACAAGTATGAATAA
- a CDS encoding TIGR04104 family putative zinc finger protein, with protein sequence MNRCSNCKYEYRYEDMFTASWKLKTPAPAPCPKCGIMHYISSHRMMKIYMSAIVINLLIMLCVNLFHIHSLALLTLYILSLILFVIYIPILNKVTEFPESFNKARLHSINEQERQ encoded by the coding sequence ATGAATAGGTGTAGTAATTGTAAATATGAATATCGTTATGAAGATATGTTTACAGCATCATGGAAGCTGAAAACACCAGCGCCGGCACCTTGTCCGAAGTGTGGAATAATGCATTATATTTCTAGTCATCGAATGATGAAAATTTATATGAGTGCAATCGTTATAAATTTATTGATTATGTTATGTGTCAATTTATTTCATATTCATTCACTCGCATTATTAACGTTATATATCTTATCATTAATTTTGTTCGTAATATATATTCCGATATTAAATAAAGTAACTGAGTTTCCGGAATCGTTCAATAAAGCAAGGCTGCATTCAATAAACGAACAGGAAAGACAATAA
- a CDS encoding TrkH family potassium uptake protein — protein sequence MKNKKGNPYLVIINAFVVFLLIGTILLSLPFSQKQPTSFVDCLFIATSAFTVTGLATIDITQNFNTFGHIIIMILVQSGGLGIITLAMIVFIMLGRKVGLKSRSLATEALNQQNLGGILRLVLKLLIISLIFESIGAILLALEWVPLLGWKRGLFNSFFTAVSAFNNAGFALHSDNLVQFKTNPVINFIITTLIIIGGLGFTVILDIYQKKKFTHLRLHTKIMIFGTVIVNTIATLTIYLLEMNNMKTIGGHSTFDQFQMSYFQAITTRTAGFNTVDIGAMNTSTILLMMLFMFIGGGSTSTAGGIKLTTAVVIFFGTISFIKQREQISLFKKAIDTKYLFKSFAIVVLSSTSIFLITLALVIAEPDLPFLAVMFEVISAFGTVGLTMGITAKLSVVGKLLIILMMMIGKIGVLTIVLTFSKPQKALYAYPKEDVLTG from the coding sequence ATGAAAAATAAAAAAGGGAATCCTTATCTCGTCATTATTAATGCTTTCGTCGTGTTTTTATTAATAGGAACAATACTCTTATCGCTCCCATTTTCCCAGAAACAGCCAACATCATTTGTTGACTGTCTGTTTATTGCAACGAGCGCATTCACTGTTACAGGACTCGCAACAATTGATATTACACAAAACTTTAACACTTTCGGCCATATTATCATTATGATTCTCGTACAGTCCGGTGGTCTCGGGATTATTACGTTAGCGATGATCGTGTTTATCATGCTCGGACGTAAAGTGGGACTTAAAAGTCGCTCACTCGCAACAGAGGCATTGAATCAGCAGAACTTAGGCGGCATACTCAGACTAGTATTGAAACTATTAATAATCAGTTTAATTTTTGAAAGTATCGGAGCAATACTGCTTGCCCTTGAATGGGTGCCTTTACTTGGGTGGAAGCGCGGACTATTTAACAGTTTCTTCACCGCAGTCAGTGCATTTAATAACGCAGGATTCGCACTTCATAGTGACAATCTTGTACAATTTAAAACGAATCCGGTCATCAACTTTATCATTACAACATTAATCATCATTGGTGGATTAGGATTTACAGTCATCCTTGATATATATCAGAAAAAGAAATTTACACATTTAAGACTTCATACAAAAATTATGATATTCGGTACGGTGATCGTGAATACAATTGCGACACTGACAATTTACTTACTTGAGATGAACAATATGAAAACAATTGGTGGGCACAGTACATTTGATCAGTTTCAAATGTCTTACTTCCAGGCAATTACTACACGAACAGCAGGCTTTAATACGGTTGATATCGGAGCGATGAATACATCGACGATTCTACTTATGATGCTATTCATGTTTATCGGTGGTGGATCGACTTCTACAGCAGGTGGGATAAAGCTAACGACCGCTGTTGTAATATTCTTCGGTACGATAAGCTTTATAAAGCAACGCGAACAAATTAGTTTATTTAAGAAGGCAATAGATACGAAATATTTATTTAAGAGCTTTGCAATCGTTGTGTTAAGTTCAACATCTATCTTCTTAATCACATTAGCGCTTGTAATCGCAGAGCCGGACTTACCGTTTCTTGCTGTGATGTTTGAAGTCATATCAGCATTCGGTACGGTAGGACTGACGATGGGCATTACAGCAAAGCTATCAGTCGTCGGAAAACTATTAATCATATTGATGATGATGATTGGTAAGATTGGGGTATTAACGATTGTGCTTACGTTCTCAAAACCACAGAAAGCACTGTATGCTTACCCGAAAGAAGACGTGTTAACAGGTTAA